The following proteins are encoded in a genomic region of Catellatospora sp. TT07R-123:
- a CDS encoding arginase family protein has translation MTIISVPYHQDEQLAPDHLPLAGDVTVEVPFGEATDRRHRLVQVQAAVAAAVAGAGPDPTVVSGDCLVALGVVAGLQRAGLDPGVVWFDAHGDVHTTASSTSGYLGGMALRWLVGADPELVTGPLGLRPLPEERAVLVDARDLDPAERDYLRTAGIAHRQVAALSAADLPEGPLLLHVDVDVIDAAEVPGLRFPVPGGPGGDTVLDALRRVLATGRVAALHIACPWHPATGQDGPVRARLLAALAALR, from the coding sequence ATGACGATCATCTCGGTGCCGTACCACCAGGACGAGCAGCTCGCTCCCGACCACCTGCCGCTCGCCGGGGACGTCACCGTCGAGGTGCCGTTCGGCGAGGCCACCGACCGCCGGCATCGCCTGGTCCAGGTGCAGGCGGCGGTGGCCGCGGCCGTGGCGGGCGCCGGACCGGACCCGACCGTCGTCTCCGGAGACTGCCTGGTCGCCCTCGGCGTCGTCGCGGGCCTCCAGCGGGCCGGGCTCGACCCCGGCGTGGTCTGGTTCGACGCCCACGGCGACGTGCACACCACGGCCTCGTCGACCTCCGGCTACCTCGGCGGCATGGCGCTGCGCTGGCTCGTCGGCGCCGACCCGGAGCTGGTCACCGGCCCACTGGGGCTGCGCCCGCTGCCCGAGGAGCGGGCCGTGCTCGTCGACGCCCGCGACCTCGACCCGGCCGAACGCGACTACCTGCGTACGGCCGGGATCGCCCACCGCCAGGTCGCGGCGCTGTCCGCCGCCGACCTACCCGAGGGGCCGCTGCTGCTGCACGTCGACGTCGACGTCATCGACGCCGCCGAGGTCCCCGGCCTGCGCTTCCCCGTGCCGGGCGGCCCCGGCGGCGACACCGTGCTCGACGCGCTGCGCCGGGTGCTGGCCACCGGCCGGGTCGCCGCGCTGCACATCGCCTGCCCGTGGCACCCCGCCACCGGCCAGGACGGGCCGGTCCGCGCCCGGCTGCTGGCCGCGCTCGCCGCCCTGCGCTGA
- a CDS encoding PP2C family protein-serine/threonine phosphatase, which yields MFTAPPVPVQPRGPARLARLRVLLVEDDEGDAYLVGELLEEQQAAIQLTVARSLNDARSLFDAVDCILLDLGLPDAQGMEGLRRVLAEAPGVAVCVLTGQQDAHVGINAVAEGAQDYLVKGQVDGALLERSVQYAVERKHAEVSAGRLREVELRQAESARLERGLLPQPLMSTDRLAVHTFYRPGRHEGVLGGDFFDVVQTCPRYVHAAIGDVSGHDVDGAALGVELRVAWRALTLAGVAPEPTLAAMEQVLVSERSHPGTFATMAVVRIDLDTGRAACWLAGHPPPLLLAGGRAAPVDVPYGMLLGLGDAPRTGTEVGLPDGPWSLLLFTDGLVEGRTGDGPERLGYDRLDELCQARTAAGVPMSALPAALVEAAEALNGGPLADDVAIVLLSRETTS from the coding sequence ATGTTCACGGCTCCCCCTGTGCCGGTGCAGCCGCGCGGACCGGCACGGCTTGCCCGGCTGCGCGTGCTCCTGGTCGAGGACGACGAGGGCGACGCCTACCTGGTGGGGGAGCTGCTGGAGGAGCAGCAGGCGGCCATCCAGCTGACCGTGGCGCGCAGCCTCAACGACGCGCGGTCCCTGTTCGACGCCGTCGACTGCATCCTGCTCGACCTGGGCCTGCCCGACGCGCAGGGCATGGAGGGGCTGCGCCGCGTGCTCGCCGAGGCGCCCGGGGTCGCCGTGTGCGTGCTCACCGGCCAGCAGGACGCCCACGTGGGCATCAACGCCGTCGCCGAGGGCGCCCAGGACTACCTGGTCAAGGGCCAGGTCGACGGCGCGCTGCTGGAACGCTCCGTGCAGTACGCCGTCGAGCGCAAGCACGCCGAGGTCAGCGCCGGGCGGCTGCGCGAGGTCGAGCTGCGCCAGGCCGAGTCGGCCCGGCTGGAGCGCGGCCTGCTGCCGCAGCCGCTGATGAGCACCGACCGCCTGGCCGTGCACACCTTCTACCGTCCGGGCCGCCACGAGGGCGTGCTGGGCGGCGACTTCTTCGACGTCGTGCAGACCTGCCCGCGGTATGTCCACGCCGCGATCGGCGACGTCAGTGGGCACGACGTGGACGGCGCCGCGCTCGGCGTCGAGCTGCGGGTCGCCTGGCGGGCGCTGACGCTGGCCGGGGTGGCGCCCGAGCCGACCCTGGCCGCGATGGAGCAGGTGCTGGTCAGCGAGCGCAGCCACCCGGGCACGTTCGCGACGATGGCGGTCGTGCGCATCGACCTGGACACCGGCCGGGCCGCGTGCTGGCTGGCCGGGCATCCGCCGCCGCTGCTGCTGGCCGGCGGCCGGGCCGCGCCGGTCGACGTGCCGTACGGGATGCTGCTCGGCCTGGGCGACGCGCCCCGCACCGGCACCGAGGTCGGCCTGCCCGACGGGCCGTGGTCGCTGCTGCTGTTCACCGACGGCCTGGTCGAGGGCCGCACCGGCGACGGTCCCGAGCGGCTGGGCTATGACCGGCTCGACGAGCTGTGCCAGGCCCGCACCGCGGCGGGCGTGCCGATGTCGGCGCTGCCCGCCGCCCTGGTGGAGGCGGCCGAGGCGCTCAACGGCGGGCCGCTGGCCGACGACGTGGCGATCGTGCTGCTCAGTAGGGAAACGACATCGTGA
- a CDS encoding LacI family DNA-binding transcriptional regulator, with the protein MSQQPAARAAVMNDVARLAGVSHQTVSRVLNNHPSVREETRERVLRAVAQLNYRPNALARGLAGRRSRVIGVVSFDTILYGPAATLLGVERAARRAGYGISIVALEQLDRAGVAAAVDSLTEQSVAGVVIIAPLMTAAAAVHSLPRGVPAIVVEADAAGELPTVSVDQVAGARLAVQHLLDLGHETVWHISGPRDWVEARDRVDGWRQTLEAADRRVPPVIVGDWSPRSGYEAGRQLAARADVTAVFCANDQQALGLLRALHEGGVRVPEDVSVVGFDDIPEAEYLSPPLTTVRQDFDEVGRRCLAALLELLDADEPPAAPTHPRVAPTLVARASSAAPPRR; encoded by the coding sequence ATGAGCCAGCAGCCGGCCGCGCGCGCCGCGGTCATGAACGACGTGGCCCGGCTCGCGGGCGTGTCGCACCAGACGGTGTCCCGGGTCCTCAACAACCACCCGAGTGTGCGCGAGGAGACCCGTGAGCGGGTCCTGCGCGCGGTGGCCCAGCTCAACTACCGGCCCAACGCGCTGGCCCGGGGGCTGGCCGGGCGGCGCTCGCGCGTCATCGGCGTGGTCAGCTTCGACACCATCCTGTACGGTCCCGCCGCGACCCTGCTCGGCGTCGAGCGGGCGGCGCGGCGGGCCGGATACGGCATCAGCATCGTGGCCCTGGAGCAGCTCGACCGCGCCGGGGTCGCCGCGGCGGTGGACTCGCTCACCGAGCAGTCCGTCGCCGGAGTCGTGATCATCGCGCCGCTGATGACGGCGGCCGCCGCGGTGCACAGCCTGCCCAGGGGCGTGCCCGCGATCGTGGTCGAGGCCGACGCCGCCGGCGAGCTGCCCACCGTCTCGGTGGACCAGGTCGCGGGCGCGCGGCTGGCCGTCCAGCACCTGCTCGACCTCGGCCACGAGACGGTCTGGCACATCTCCGGGCCCCGGGACTGGGTCGAGGCCCGCGACCGGGTCGACGGCTGGCGGCAGACCCTGGAGGCCGCCGACCGGCGCGTTCCGCCGGTGATCGTCGGCGACTGGAGCCCGCGCTCCGGGTACGAGGCCGGCCGGCAGCTGGCCGCCCGCGCCGACGTCACCGCCGTCTTCTGCGCCAACGACCAGCAGGCCCTGGGGCTGCTGCGCGCCCTGCACGAGGGCGGCGTCCGGGTGCCGGAGGACGTGAGCGTGGTCGGCTTCGACGACATCCCCGAGGCCGAATACCTGTCCCCGCCCCTGACCACGGTCCGGCAGGACTTCGACGAGGTCGGCCGCCGCTGCCTGGCGGCGCTGCTGGAGCTGCTCGACGCCGACGAGCCCCCGGCGGCGCCCACCCATCCGCGCGTCGCGCCGACCCTGGTCGCCCGCGCGAGCAGCGCGGCCCCGCCGCGCCGGTGA
- a CDS encoding S41 family peptidase produces MTTPLVEAALEQLCKHYVFPDRALAGAEIIRSRDYTGLSEADLCVRLTEDLFEIFADKHLRVRIRPVELQESGQSEEAAEAAWRDYLRVNNFGIARAERLAGNIGYLDLHNVTSPDVGASAIAAAMQLVEHTEALIIDLRRNRGGSPDGAIFWCSYFFKDEQTHLNSIYDGTTRQTRQYWSLAWVPGRRYLDRPVYALTSDTTFSGGEEIAYNLQAQRRAVLIGQTTRGGAHPTDRYPLSDTVEITVPFARSVNPVTETNWEGVGVQPDVEVSAEQAYAVAYRRALEHVVASAGDRLVVEQAQEALAALA; encoded by the coding sequence GTGACAACCCCTCTGGTCGAGGCTGCCCTGGAGCAGCTGTGCAAGCACTACGTGTTCCCCGACAGGGCTCTCGCGGGTGCGGAGATCATCCGCTCGCGCGACTACACCGGACTGTCCGAGGCGGACCTGTGCGTCCGCCTCACCGAAGACCTGTTCGAGATCTTCGCCGACAAGCACCTGCGGGTCCGCATCCGGCCTGTCGAGCTCCAGGAGAGCGGCCAGAGCGAGGAGGCGGCCGAGGCCGCCTGGCGGGACTACCTGCGGGTCAACAACTTCGGCATCGCCCGCGCCGAGCGGCTGGCGGGCAACATCGGCTACCTCGACCTGCACAACGTCACCAGCCCGGACGTGGGCGCGTCGGCGATCGCCGCCGCGATGCAGCTGGTCGAGCACACCGAGGCCCTGATCATCGATCTGCGGCGCAACCGCGGCGGCTCGCCTGACGGCGCGATCTTCTGGTGCAGCTACTTCTTCAAGGACGAGCAGACGCACCTCAACAGCATCTACGACGGCACGACCCGGCAGACCAGGCAGTACTGGAGCCTGGCGTGGGTGCCCGGCCGCCGCTACCTGGACCGGCCGGTCTATGCGCTGACCAGCGACACCACCTTCTCCGGCGGCGAGGAGATCGCCTACAACCTCCAGGCGCAGCGGCGCGCGGTGCTCATCGGGCAGACGACCCGGGGCGGCGCGCACCCGACCGACCGCTACCCGCTGTCGGACACGGTGGAGATCACCGTCCCGTTCGCCCGCTCGGTCAACCCGGTGACGGAGACGAACTGGGAAGGGGTCGGCGTGCAGCCCGACGTCGAGGTGTCCGCCGAACAGGCGTACGCGGTGGCGTACCGGCGGGCGCTGGAGCACGTGGTCGCCTCGGCGGGCGACCGGCTGGTGGTCGAGCAGGCGCAGGAGGCGCTGGCCGCGCTGGCCTGA
- a CDS encoding helix-turn-helix domain-containing protein, with product MVDEAPDLLEVQLAARLSQLRAEHGWSLDQLARKTGVSRSTLSRLERAEISPTASLLGRLCSAYGRTMSRLLAEVEAEPSPVVRAADQPVWHDEESGFLRRSVSPPHAGLRGEVIEGTLRPGADIPYDAPPVSGLEQHIWVLDGAVEITANGQAHELATGDCLRFRLWGSSRFRNLGDRAARYAVLIVAP from the coding sequence ATGGTTGACGAGGCACCGGATTTGTTGGAGGTACAGCTCGCGGCGCGGTTGTCGCAGTTGCGGGCGGAGCACGGGTGGTCGCTCGACCAGCTGGCGCGCAAGACGGGGGTGAGCCGGTCGACGCTGTCGCGGCTGGAGCGGGCCGAGATCAGCCCGACCGCGTCGCTGCTCGGCCGGCTCTGCAGCGCGTACGGGCGGACGATGTCGCGCCTGCTCGCCGAGGTCGAGGCGGAGCCGTCGCCGGTGGTGCGCGCCGCCGACCAGCCGGTGTGGCACGACGAGGAGTCGGGGTTCCTGCGGCGGTCGGTGTCGCCGCCCCACGCCGGGCTGCGCGGCGAGGTCATCGAGGGCACGCTGCGGCCGGGCGCGGACATCCCGTACGACGCACCGCCCGTCAGCGGCCTGGAGCAGCACATCTGGGTGCTCGACGGCGCGGTCGAGATCACTGCCAACGGGCAGGCGCACGAGCTTGCCACCGGCGACTGCCTGCGCTTCCGCCTCTGGGGCAGCTCCCGTTTCCGCAACCTCGGCGACCGGGCCGCCCGGTACGCCGTGCTCATCGTCGCGCCGTGA
- a CDS encoding beta-L-arabinofuranosidase domain-containing protein, protein MSAISRRAVLRAGAVGAAATAVGGLSAGQAAYAARTDIGVSVYPFPLSAVTLLAGPFLSNAGRTQSYLSFLDADRLLHTFRLNYGISSSAAACGGWESPTTELRGHSMGHVLSALAQAYANTGTTSYKTKGDYLVAQLATCQARATTAGYNTGYLSAYPESFIDRVEARQSVWAPYYTLHKIMAGLLDMHLLTGNAQALTVLTAMASWVKFRNDRLTLTQRQNMMDTEFGGMNEVLANLYQLTGDPNHLAAAQQFDHAEVFDPLASNTDALNNYHANTQIPKMIGAIREYHATGTTRYLDIARNFWDIVIGHHTYAIGGNSNGEYFKAPDRIASELSDSTCECCNVYNMLKLSRQLFFTNPNRADYLDYYEKALYNQLLGAQNPNSTHGFHSYYIPLRAGGIKTYSNDYDNFTCCHGTGMETNTKYADTIYFYSGDTLYVNLFIASQLNWAAKGITVRQDTTFPEVPSSKLTITGAGTFTLKVRVPAWATGATVKVNGTTQSGVTPGSYASINRTWASGDVVDISLPMALTRESTPDSSTTQAVKYGPIVLAGAYGTTNLTALPTLTASSLAATSTPLQFTATASTGAVTLFPFYKMHGQRYTVYWNVTTTTPLPQFVAHWKFDETSGTSAADATGNGKTASVAGGATWVAGRTGNAVDLSGTSQYVSAPSGILAGASALTAATWVRLDTITNWARLFDFGTGTTANMFLVPRSGSGTARFAITTSGAGGEQQINAPAALATGAWTHVAVTVGGGVGILYVNGAEVARNSSMTLTPGALGSTTQNWIGRSQYSGDPYLDGAVDSFRLYSRVLTASEITTLYSTGA, encoded by the coding sequence ATGTCCGCAATCTCCCGCCGTGCCGTGCTGCGGGCCGGTGCCGTGGGCGCCGCCGCGACGGCCGTCGGCGGCCTGTCCGCCGGGCAGGCGGCGTACGCCGCGCGCACCGACATCGGTGTCTCGGTATACCCGTTCCCGCTGTCGGCAGTCACGCTGCTGGCCGGGCCGTTCCTCAGCAACGCCGGGCGCACCCAGAGCTACCTGAGCTTCCTGGACGCCGACCGGCTGCTGCACACGTTCCGGCTCAACTACGGCATCAGCTCCTCGGCGGCCGCCTGCGGCGGCTGGGAGTCGCCCACCACCGAGCTGCGGGGGCACTCGATGGGGCACGTGCTGTCCGCGCTGGCCCAGGCGTACGCCAACACCGGCACCACCAGCTACAAGACCAAGGGCGACTACCTGGTGGCCCAGCTGGCCACCTGCCAGGCCCGCGCCACCACGGCCGGGTACAACACCGGCTACCTGTCGGCATACCCGGAGAGCTTCATCGACCGGGTCGAGGCGCGCCAGTCGGTGTGGGCGCCGTACTACACGCTCCACAAGATCATGGCCGGGCTGCTCGACATGCACCTGCTCACCGGCAACGCCCAGGCGCTGACGGTGCTGACCGCGATGGCGTCGTGGGTGAAGTTCCGCAACGACCGGCTCACCCTCACCCAGCGCCAGAACATGATGGACACCGAGTTCGGCGGCATGAACGAGGTGCTGGCCAACCTGTACCAGCTCACCGGCGACCCGAACCACCTGGCCGCCGCGCAGCAGTTCGACCACGCGGAGGTGTTCGACCCGCTGGCGTCCAACACCGACGCGCTGAACAACTACCACGCCAACACGCAGATCCCGAAGATGATCGGCGCGATCCGGGAGTACCACGCCACCGGCACCACCCGGTACCTCGACATCGCCCGCAACTTCTGGGACATCGTGATCGGGCACCACACGTACGCCATCGGCGGCAACTCCAACGGCGAGTACTTCAAGGCGCCCGACCGGATCGCCTCGGAGCTGTCGGACAGCACCTGCGAGTGCTGCAACGTGTACAACATGCTCAAGCTGTCCCGGCAGCTGTTCTTCACCAACCCCAACCGCGCCGACTACCTGGACTACTACGAGAAGGCGCTCTACAACCAGCTGCTCGGGGCGCAGAACCCGAACTCGACGCACGGGTTCCACAGCTACTACATCCCGCTGCGCGCGGGCGGCATCAAGACCTACAGCAACGACTACGACAACTTCACCTGCTGCCACGGCACCGGGATGGAGACCAACACCAAGTACGCCGACACGATCTACTTCTACTCCGGCGACACGCTGTACGTGAACCTATTCATCGCCTCGCAGCTCAACTGGGCCGCCAAGGGGATCACGGTGCGGCAGGACACCACGTTCCCGGAGGTGCCGTCGAGCAAGCTGACGATCACGGGCGCGGGCACGTTCACGCTGAAGGTGCGGGTCCCCGCGTGGGCCACCGGCGCGACGGTCAAGGTCAACGGCACCACGCAGAGCGGGGTCACGCCGGGGTCGTACGCGTCGATCAACCGCACCTGGGCCTCGGGCGACGTGGTCGACATCAGCCTGCCGATGGCGCTGACCCGCGAGTCCACGCCGGACAGCAGCACCACCCAGGCGGTCAAGTACGGCCCGATCGTGCTGGCCGGGGCGTACGGCACCACCAACCTGACCGCCCTGCCGACCCTGACCGCCTCCTCGCTCGCGGCGACCTCGACGCCGCTCCAGTTCACCGCGACCGCCTCCACCGGTGCGGTCACCCTGTTCCCGTTCTACAAGATGCACGGCCAGCGGTACACGGTGTACTGGAACGTCACCACGACCACCCCGCTGCCGCAGTTCGTGGCGCACTGGAAGTTCGACGAGACCTCCGGCACCAGCGCCGCCGACGCCACCGGCAACGGCAAGACCGCGTCGGTGGCCGGGGGCGCGACCTGGGTCGCCGGGCGCACCGGCAACGCGGTCGACCTCAGCGGCACCTCGCAGTACGTCTCGGCGCCGTCGGGCATCCTCGCCGGGGCGAGCGCGCTCACGGCCGCGACCTGGGTCCGGCTGGACACGATCACCAACTGGGCGCGGCTGTTCGACTTCGGCACCGGCACGACGGCGAACATGTTCCTCGTGCCGCGCAGCGGCTCCGGTACGGCCCGGTTCGCGATCACGACGTCGGGGGCCGGGGGCGAGCAGCAGATCAACGCCCCGGCCGCGCTGGCGACGGGGGCGTGGACGCACGTCGCGGTGACCGTGGGCGGCGGCGTGGGCATCCTGTACGTCAACGGTGCCGAGGTGGCGCGCAACTCCTCGATGACGCTGACGCCCGGGGCGCTGGGCAGCACCACGCAGAACTGGATCGGGCGCTCGCAGTACAGCGGGGACCCGTACCTGGACGGCGCGGTGGACTCGTTCCGCCTGTACAGCCGCGTCCTCACCGCCTCCGAGATCACCACCCTGTACTCCACCGGCGCCTGA
- a CDS encoding Xaa-Pro dipeptidyl-peptidase — protein sequence MSLRSRLTAGLALAIAAATLAAPPASAAPAQLLSDPVYDYATAIREAVYIDTPVDNDGDGVADKVVADIIRPSEAATAGVKVPVIMDASPYYQCCGRGNESEKKAYATDGTVTKFPLYYDNYFVPRGYAFIAADLPGTSKSKGCEDVGGAEEIAGAKAVIDWLNGRAVGRTAAGATVTASWSTGKVGMIGKSWDGTIANGVAATGVDGLVTIVPISAISSWYDYNRVNGLVNPKVSSVPSLHSLVNARPAGTCTSVSNALTTGADASTGNYNSFWAARNFVTNASRVRASVFVVHGQNDLNVQGVHFGQWWSALAANNVPRKLWLSQEGHVDPFDSRRSVWVDTLHRWFDYWLLGIDNGIMSEPMADVERAADVWQTSTQWPPTGTSTANYVLQGTGDPGTLAVGTGSGSLSLTDSASLTEANAVSSPTTARTGRKVYQTAVLTSDLRISGTPTITLRVKSSKSTTTLSARLVDYGTATRVNYRSSGEGISTLTSQTCWGSSSSTDDACYKDTAKTVASAAYQVLSRGWMDGAHRDSLTSPANMSTSTYYTITWKLRPIDQIIPAGHRLGLVLTLSDAEFVSSHSTGATVTVDQTACVLSLPIAPVGALAGLSAAGPITVYAPESYAGTGTRFQ from the coding sequence ATGTCTCTCCGAAGCCGCCTCACGGCCGGGCTGGCACTGGCGATCGCCGCCGCCACCCTGGCCGCCCCACCCGCCTCCGCCGCGCCCGCGCAGCTGCTCAGCGACCCGGTGTACGACTACGCCACCGCCATCCGCGAGGCCGTCTACATCGACACCCCCGTGGACAACGACGGCGACGGCGTCGCCGACAAGGTCGTCGCGGACATCATCCGCCCGAGCGAGGCCGCCACGGCCGGGGTCAAGGTCCCGGTCATCATGGACGCCTCGCCCTACTACCAGTGCTGCGGCCGCGGCAACGAGTCGGAGAAGAAGGCCTACGCCACCGACGGCACGGTCACCAAGTTCCCGCTGTACTACGACAACTACTTCGTGCCGCGCGGCTACGCCTTCATCGCCGCCGACCTGCCCGGCACCAGCAAGTCCAAGGGCTGCGAGGACGTCGGCGGCGCCGAGGAGATCGCGGGCGCCAAGGCCGTCATCGACTGGCTCAACGGGCGCGCGGTCGGCCGCACCGCCGCCGGGGCGACCGTCACCGCGAGCTGGAGCACCGGCAAGGTCGGCATGATCGGCAAGTCGTGGGACGGCACCATCGCCAACGGCGTGGCCGCCACCGGCGTCGACGGGCTGGTCACCATCGTCCCCATCTCCGCCATCTCCAGCTGGTACGACTACAACCGGGTCAACGGCCTGGTCAACCCGAAGGTCAGCTCGGTGCCGAGCCTGCACTCGCTGGTCAACGCCCGCCCCGCGGGCACCTGCACCAGCGTCTCCAACGCGCTGACCACCGGCGCCGACGCGAGCACCGGCAACTACAACTCGTTCTGGGCCGCCCGCAACTTCGTCACCAACGCGAGCAGGGTCCGTGCCAGCGTCTTCGTCGTACACGGGCAGAATGATCTGAACGTGCAGGGCGTGCACTTCGGGCAGTGGTGGAGCGCGCTGGCCGCCAACAACGTCCCGCGCAAGCTCTGGCTGTCGCAGGAGGGCCACGTCGACCCGTTCGACTCGCGCCGCTCCGTCTGGGTCGACACGCTGCACCGCTGGTTCGACTACTGGCTGCTGGGCATCGACAACGGCATCATGAGCGAGCCCATGGCCGACGTCGAGCGCGCCGCCGACGTGTGGCAGACCAGCACGCAGTGGCCGCCGACCGGCACCTCCACCGCCAACTACGTGCTCCAGGGCACCGGTGACCCCGGCACGCTGGCGGTCGGCACCGGTTCCGGCTCGCTGTCGCTGACCGACTCGGCGTCGCTGACCGAGGCCAACGCGGTCAGCTCCCCCACCACGGCCCGCACCGGCCGCAAGGTGTACCAGACCGCGGTCCTGACCTCCGACCTGCGCATCTCCGGTACGCCGACGATCACGCTGCGGGTGAAGTCGAGCAAGTCCACCACCACGCTGTCGGCGCGGCTGGTCGACTACGGCACCGCGACCCGGGTCAACTACCGCAGCTCCGGTGAGGGCATCAGCACGCTGACCTCGCAGACCTGCTGGGGATCGTCGTCGAGCACCGACGACGCCTGCTACAAGGACACCGCCAAGACGGTGGCGTCGGCGGCATACCAGGTGCTGTCCCGCGGCTGGATGGACGGGGCGCACCGCGACTCGCTGACCAGCCCCGCCAACATGTCGACCAGCACGTACTACACCATCACCTGGAAGCTGCGGCCGATCGACCAGATCATCCCGGCCGGGCACCGGCTCGGGCTGGTGCTGACCCTCAGCGACGCCGAGTTCGTCTCCTCGCACTCCACCGGCGCCACGGTCACCGTCGACCAGACCGCCTGCGTCCTGTCCCTGCCCATCGCCCCCGTCGGCGCGCTGGCCGGGCTCAGCGCCGCCGGTCCGATCACCGTGTACGCGCCGGAGTCCTATGCGGGCACCGGCACCCGCTTCCAGTAG
- a CDS encoding PHP domain-containing protein, translating to MESEIAEPVPADGHVHTEWSWDAPTGSMARACVRARELGLPAVVFSDHADFTPWTTTPDGRRRVIGAHAASGLLDVAGYLAAVARCRERFPDLRILTGVELGEPHLFPDEAARVLRAGGFDRVVGSVHCLPEGDRLVYSPLLMDGDPLEVVRRHLAETARMVAGCDVFEVLAHLDLPALFWPADRPPFDPYALREEYARVLEPLAAGGRVLEVNTAGPWPAAPVLRWWRDHGGAAVSFGSDAHDPGDVGRGFTEAMAWARASGFRPGRTPADYWVRD from the coding sequence ATGGAGAGCGAGATCGCGGAACCGGTCCCGGCGGACGGGCACGTGCACACCGAATGGTCCTGGGACGCCCCGACGGGCTCGATGGCGCGCGCCTGCGTACGGGCCCGCGAGCTGGGCCTGCCCGCCGTGGTCTTCTCCGACCACGCCGACTTCACGCCGTGGACCACCACCCCCGACGGCCGCCGCCGCGTCATCGGCGCGCACGCCGCCAGCGGGCTGCTCGACGTCGCGGGCTACCTGGCGGCGGTGGCGCGGTGCCGGGAGCGCTTCCCTGACCTGCGCATCCTGACCGGAGTCGAGTTGGGGGAGCCGCACCTGTTCCCGGACGAGGCCGCGCGGGTGCTGCGCGCGGGCGGGTTCGACCGGGTCGTGGGCTCGGTGCACTGCCTGCCGGAGGGCGACCGGCTGGTGTACTCCCCGCTGCTCATGGACGGCGATCCGCTGGAGGTGGTGCGCCGCCACCTGGCCGAGACCGCCCGGATGGTGGCCGGGTGCGACGTCTTCGAGGTGCTGGCGCACCTGGACCTGCCGGCGCTGTTCTGGCCCGCCGACCGGCCGCCGTTCGACCCGTACGCCCTGCGCGAGGAGTATGCGCGGGTCCTGGAGCCGCTGGCGGCCGGGGGACGGGTGCTGGAGGTGAACACCGCCGGGCCGTGGCCCGCCGCACCCGTGCTGCGCTGGTGGCGCGACCACGGCGGCGCGGCGGTCAGTTTCGGCAGCGACGCGCACGATCCGGGCGACGTCGGCCGGGGGTTCACCGAGGCGATGGCCTGGGCGCGGGCGTCGGGCTTCCGGCCGGGCCGGACCCCGGCCGATTACTGGGTACGCGACTGA
- a CDS encoding GNAT family N-acetyltransferase: MREARMHQITITRLSAERFATDAPGLAELLADAVDSGASLGFLAPYAPQAAAGWWRELSAAVADGSHLVWAAYDGDRVVGTVSLVPGRKDNGRHRAELVKLMVHRAARGRGVARRLMAAAEQEARSRRVDLLLLDTETGSDAEFLYHATGWTAYGVVPDYAADPGGTLRDCTFFYKQLVG; the protein is encoded by the coding sequence GTGAGAGAGGCCCGCATGCACCAGATCACGATCACCCGGCTGTCCGCCGAGCGGTTCGCCACGGACGCGCCGGGTCTGGCCGAGCTGCTGGCCGACGCCGTCGACAGCGGCGCCTCGCTCGGCTTCCTCGCCCCGTACGCGCCGCAGGCGGCGGCCGGGTGGTGGCGGGAGCTGTCGGCCGCCGTCGCCGACGGCAGCCACCTGGTCTGGGCCGCGTACGACGGTGACCGGGTCGTCGGCACGGTCAGCCTCGTGCCCGGCCGCAAGGACAACGGCCGCCACCGGGCGGAGCTGGTCAAGCTGATGGTGCACCGGGCCGCCCGCGGCCGGGGGGTGGCCCGGCGGCTGATGGCGGCCGCCGAGCAGGAGGCGCGGTCGCGGAGGGTGGACCTGCTGCTGCTGGACACCGAGACCGGCAGCGACGCCGAGTTCCTCTACCACGCCACCGGCTGGACGGCGTACGGCGTGGTCCCGGACTACGCCGCCGACCCCGGCGGCACCCTGCGCGACTGCACCTTCTTCTACAAGCAGCTGGTGGGCTGA